DNA sequence from the Candidatus Korarchaeota archaeon NZ13-K genome:
CTTACGGCAACCAGATAGCAGAGACATTCAGGAGGGGCTCCCCGGAGCTCGTAATCATGGATGAGGCTGAGGTGAGGGAGACGGAGCACAACGAGCCCCTGGTCTCCCTGAGGTGCTTCGATGGGGAGCTCGCCCTGGAGGCCCTGAGGGCGAGCAATGGCCATATATTCGAGTTCTCAGATGATGAACTCCTGGAATTGGCTGAGAGGCTCAGGAAGGAGGGAATAGATCCGCTTCCGGCATCAGCCTCCTCCCTGGGGGCCATCGAGAGGTACGCCAGCGAGTTCGGGGGCTTCGAGGTGGCCGTTGCGGTGGTCACGGGGGAGAGGAGGCATGGTTGACGCCCTCATACTTGCCGAGGGGAGGTACGACACGTCTGACGCTAAGACGGCGCACGGTCTCGTCAGGAAGTCCATGAGGTACAGGATAGTGGGGGTCATAGACAGCAAGCACGCCGGGAGGGATGCCGGCGAGCTCCTCGATGGAAGGAGGAGGGGTATAATGATATACGGGAGCCTGGAGGAAGCCCTTAGGGAGAATCCCAGCGTGAGCGTGCTTATAGTTGGCGTTGCCGTGGCAGGGGGGAGGCTCCCGCCGGAGTACAGGGGCATAGTGAGGGAGGCCATGGAGAGGGGGCTGAGCATAGTGTCCGGGCTCCACGAGTTCCTGAGCGATGATCCTGAGTTCTCGAGGATCTCCAGGGAGAGGGGAGTTGAGATAGTAGATGTGAGGAAGATCTATCAGGGGATGAGGATCTTCTACAGCGGGAAGATAAGGGAGGTGAGCTCCTACAGGATAGTCGTGCTCGGGACGGACGCCTGCATAGGGAAGAGGACCACGGCATGGATGCTGGCTGATGAGTTCAACGAGAGGGGGATAAGGGCTGCTTTCATAGGCACGGGGCAGACGGCCTGGATGCAGGGGGCCAAGTACGGGATAGTCCTGGACGCGATGATAAACGACTTCATAACCGGGGGCCTCGAGCACGAGGTCTGGAGGGCCTACGTTGAGGAGAGGCCTGACGTCATAATAGTCCCGGGACAGGGGGCAATGCTCCACCCCGCATTCCCCGGCAGCTTCGAGATAGTGAACCTGCTCTCCCCACAGGCTGTCGTGCTGCAGCACGCCCCCAAGAGGAAGCACTTGGAGGACTTCCCCGAGTTCCCCATGCCCCCGCTGGAGAAGTACATCCGCCTGATAGAGCTAATGACCGACAGGAGGCCAGCAGCCATAACGATAAACACCGAGGGGATGAGCCCGGAGGAGGTGGAGGAGTACGTAGAGCATGTGGAGAGGAATTACGGCATACCTGCCTGTGCTCCTGTCCTACACGGGGTTGGAAAGATAGTTGACCTCCTAGCCGGGGAGATAAGGGTTGGAGCTGAGGTGCTTCGATAGGATAAGGGTTACCGACCTTAGGGTGGGGGAGAGGGGGATATCCGCAAGCTACGAGCTCACCGTGGACGGGGTCACCAGGGGGTACAGGCTCATCGAGGCGTACGAGGAGAGGATAAGCGACGTTAGGGGAATAAGGGAGATAGCTGCCCTCATAAGCATAGTTCCAGCCATAAACTACACACTGTTCTCGGACGAGATCGTGATAGATTTCCCGATACATGAGCTGGACCTGAGGTTCTTCAGGGACATGAGCGAGGTAACTGCCAGGGACATCTTCGTCAACAGGATAGTCAGGAGGACCGGACTGGTGAGGGATGAGTTCATACCGAACCCGGAGGATGTGAGGCCGGAGGACGCCGAACCCAGGGCGGAGATCGTAGCGAGGACGACTGACTCCACCGAGCTGGATGCTGTCGATGGGGAGTTGAGCTGCGGGGTCATGGTGTCAGGGGGTAAGGACAGCCTGCTCTCCTACTCCCTCCTAAGGGAGGTGGGCTGCGAGACCCACCCGTTCTTCCTCAACGAGAGCGGGAGGCACTGGCACGTCTCCCTCAAGGCCTTCAGGCACTTCAGGGAGAGTGAGCCCAGGACCAGCAGGGTCTGGAGCAACATAGACAGGCTCTTCAAGTTCATAGAGTCGAACATGAGAATCCTGGTCAAGGGATTCGACAGGAAGACCAAGGAGATATATCCAATAAGGCTTTTCTGGTTCGAGCACTACGCCTTCTCCTTCCTGCCGATCATGATGAAGCGGGGGGTGGGGAACGTGATCTTCGGCAACGAGTACGATGACCCCTTCTCCGTCCCCTCCTACTTCAACGGGATAAAGCACTACAAAGCCATCTACGACCAGTCCCAGGACTTCGAGGACTACATGACCAGCTGGTTCAGGATGAGGGGGCTTGGGGTGAGACAGTGGTCCCCTATAAGATCGATATCAGGGCTGATAGCCCAGAGGATACTGCACAGGAGGTATCCGGATGTGATGAGGCTGCAGATGAGCTGTCACTCCCCAAGGTACGTCGGGGGGGAGCTTGTGCCCTGCCGGAGCTGTAACAAGTGCATCGGAATAAAGATCTTCCTGCTGGCGAACGGGATAGATCCCAGGATCATAGGTTACGATGACGATCTGGGTGACGTGATTGCTCACGTTGAGAGCGGGAGTTACAGGCTCGATGAGGACGAGCTGGAGCACTCCCTTCACCTGATAAGCGAGAGGCT
Encoded proteins:
- a CDS encoding DUF1611 domain-containing protein, with protein sequence MRYRIVGVIDSKHAGRDAGELLDGRRRGIMIYGSLEEALRENPSVSVLIVGVAVAGGRLPPEYRGIVREAMERGLSIVSGLHEFLSDDPEFSRISRERGVEIVDVRKIYQGMRIFYSGKIREVSSYRIVVLGTDACIGKRTTAWMLADEFNERGIRAAFIGTGQTAWMQGAKYGIVLDAMINDFITGGLEHEVWRAYVEERPDVIIVPGQGAMLHPAFPGSFEIVNLLSPQAVVLQHAPKRKHLEDFPEFPMPPLEKYIRLIELMTDRRPAAITINTEGMSPEEVEEYVEHVERNYGIPACAPVLHGVGKIVDLLAGEIRVGAEVLR